A portion of the Macaca mulatta isolate MMU2019108-1 chromosome 4, T2T-MMU8v2.0, whole genome shotgun sequence genome contains these proteins:
- the LOC144340768 gene encoding LOW QUALITY PROTEIN: uncharacterized protein LOC144340768 (The sequence of the model RefSeq protein was modified relative to this genomic sequence to represent the inferred CDS: inserted 2 bases in 2 codons): MNRRDYFSWPNRVDFISFLINCILSFKIWIIQIWDGLEFNFMLVMVEKGFAKQSIIVNNILEDYLTLQKRTHSQARMXMPSSNLVPVIIVSICPFRDSFKVWQTCSSAILHHHLLCITIWIKSNAAAINKMCVCSIHSSTHXTHRHIHPHTHSSTHPPIYPPIHSSTHPLICPPIHPSICLPTHPSIIHPSIHPSIHPSIHPSIHSSIYLPIYPTHSPIHPPIHPSIYLPIHPSIYIHIHPPIHPSIHLSTHPSTYPPIHSSIHPFIHPYTHLPIHPPIHLSMHPFTHHPIHPPIYPFTHLFIHLSTYPSTHLSIHPSIHPSIHPSIHPWNLFQSR, from the exons ATGAATAGGAGAGACTACTTCTCATGGCCAAATCGAGTTGATTTTATATCATTCCTCAT TAATTGTATACTCTCATTTAAAATATGGATAATTCAGATATGGGATGGACTGGAGTTCAACTTTATGCTGGTTATGGTGGAAAAAGGATTTGCTAAGCAAAGTATCATTGTAAACAATATTTTAGAGGACTATTTAACTTTACAAAAGAGAACACACTCTCAAGCACGTA GGATGCCATCCTCAAACCTCGTGCCAGTTATAATAGTCTCCATATGCCCATTTAGGGATTCATTTAAGGTCTGGCAGACTTGCTCCTCAGCAATACTTCACCATCACTTGCTTTGTATTACTATATGGATTAAAAGTAATGCAGCCGCCATTAACAAAATGTGTGTAtgctccatccattcatccaccc ccacccaccgaCATATTCACCCAcacacccattcatccacccatccacctatctATCCACCCATTCACTCATCTACTCATCCACTCATCtgcccacccatccacccatccatctgtctacctacccacccatccatcattcatccatctatccatccatccatccatccatccatccatccatccatccactcatctatatATTTACCCATCTATCcaacccattcacccatccatccacctatccacccatccatctatctacccattcacccatccatatATATccacatccatccacccattcacccatccatccacctatccacccatccatccacctatccacccatccattcatccatccatccattcatacaTCCATATacccatctacccattcatccacccattcacctaTCCATGCACCCATTCACCCATCaccctatccatccacccatttatccattcacccatctattcattcacctatccacctacccatctacccatctatccatccatccatccatccatccatccatccatccatccatccatccatggaATCTCTTTCAAAGCAGATGA